A region from the Paraburkholderia youngii genome encodes:
- the araH gene encoding L-arabinose ABC transporter permease AraH: MSIPSTDSSTPAVASAGLTARAARTWDLINKSGIVMVFIILFAVLSFTVPGFLSSRNIQGLLLSVTLIGSISVTMMFVLALGEVDLSVASIVAFSGVVASVLITATHSVFVGVAAGVLAGGAVGLVNGTLVARYKINSLIVTLAMMEVVRGLAYITSNGDAVMISEERFFDLGGGSFLGISYPIWSNIIGFVLFGFLLKKTVFGKNVLAVGGNSEAAVLAGLPVTRIKITVFVLQGLVTGFAGVMLASRMSLGDPKTSVGLELGVISACVLGGVSLTGGVATISGVLVGVLIMGSVQDAMSLLNVPTFYQYLIRGGILLLAVLFDQFRRSKRVH, translated from the coding sequence ATGAGCATACCTTCCACCGATTCCTCGACCCCCGCCGTCGCCTCCGCCGGCTTGACCGCGCGTGCCGCGCGCACCTGGGACCTGATCAACAAATCCGGCATCGTGATGGTGTTCATCATCCTGTTCGCGGTGCTGTCGTTCACGGTCCCGGGCTTTCTGAGCTCGCGCAATATCCAGGGCTTGCTGCTGTCGGTCACGCTGATCGGCTCGATCTCCGTCACGATGATGTTCGTGCTCGCGCTCGGCGAGGTGGACCTGTCGGTCGCGTCTATCGTCGCGTTTTCCGGCGTGGTGGCTTCCGTGCTGATCACCGCCACGCATAGCGTGTTCGTCGGCGTCGCGGCCGGCGTGCTCGCGGGCGGCGCGGTCGGGCTCGTCAACGGCACGCTGGTCGCGCGCTACAAGATCAACTCGCTGATCGTCACGCTCGCGATGATGGAGGTCGTGCGCGGCCTCGCCTACATCACGTCGAACGGCGACGCGGTGATGATCTCCGAGGAGCGCTTCTTCGATCTCGGCGGTGGCTCGTTCCTCGGCATTTCTTATCCGATCTGGAGCAACATCATCGGCTTCGTGCTGTTCGGCTTCCTGCTGAAAAAAACCGTGTTCGGCAAGAACGTGCTGGCCGTCGGCGGCAATAGCGAAGCGGCCGTGCTCGCGGGGCTGCCCGTCACGCGGATCAAGATCACCGTATTCGTGCTGCAAGGGCTCGTGACCGGCTTCGCGGGCGTGATGCTCGCGTCGCGCATGAGTCTCGGCGATCCGAAGACGTCGGTCGGGCTCGAACTCGGCGTGATTTCCGCTTGCGTGCTCGGCGGCGTGTCGCTGACGGGCGGTGTCGCGACGATCTCCGGCGTGCTGGTCGGCGTGCTGATCATGGGTTCGGTACAGGACGCGATGAGCCTGCTTAACGTGCCGACGTTCTATCAGTACCTGATCCGCGGCGGCATCCTGCTGCTCGCGGTGCTGTTCGACCAGTTCCGCCGCAGCAAGCGCGTGCACTGA